A genomic region of Zalophus californianus isolate mZalCal1 chromosome 11, mZalCal1.pri.v2, whole genome shotgun sequence contains the following coding sequences:
- the NDUFC2 gene encoding NADH dehydrogenase [ubiquinone] 1 subunit C2 gives MMSGRPGRVPLQFLPDEARSLPPPKLTDPRLAYIGFLGYCSGLLDNAIRRRPVVSAGLHRQLLYVTSFVFIGYYLLKRQDYMYAVKDHDMFAYVKSHPEDFPEKEKKTYGEFLEEFHPVR, from the exons ATGATGAGCGGAAGGCCGGGCCGAGTGCCCTTACAGTTCTTGCCGGATGAGGCCCGGAGCCTTCCCCCGCCCAAGCTGACCGACCCGCGGCTTGCCTACATCGGCTTCTTGGGCTACTGTTCCGGCCTGCTTGATAACGCGATCCGGCGGAGGCCGGTGGTGTCTGCGG GTTTGCATCGCCAGCTCCTATATGTTACTTCCTTTGTCTTTATTGGATATTATCTTTTAAAACGTCAAGACTATATGTATGCTGTGAAGGACCATGATATGTTTGCTTATGTAAAATCACATCCAGAGGATTTTCCTGAAAAAG aaaagaaaacttatgGTGAATTTCTTGAAGAATTCCATCCAGTGCGTTGA
- the LOC113914679 gene encoding cytochrome c oxidase subunit 7A2, mitochondrial: MWNLLALRQIAQRTISTASRRQFENKVPEKQKLFQEDNGIPVHLKGGVADALLYRATMILTVGATAYAIYQLAMASFPKKQD; encoded by the coding sequence ATGTGGAATCTGCTGGCTCTTCGTCAGATTGCCCAGAGGACCATAAGTACTGCTTCACGCAGgcagtttgaaaataaagttccagagaaacaaaagctaTTTCAGGAGGATAATGGAATTCCAGTGCATCTAAAGGGTGGAGTAGCTGATGCCCTCCTGTATAGAGCCACTATGATCCTTACAGTTGGTGCAACAGCATATGCCATATATCAGCTAGCTATGGCTTCATTTCCCAAGAAGCAGGATTGA
- the LOC113914682 gene encoding thyroid hormone-inducible hepatic protein: MQVQTKHYPKNCLLTVMDCYSAMVRNMEQVVMIPSLLRDMQLNGQGQQAQDGPPDLYNCFTMLKAICVDVDHGLLPREDWWSKVAGARAHGAEHEAAETEDKEERVLGQLDLEAQFHLHFSSLHHILTHLTLKAEEVTRKYQEIMGQAM, from the coding sequence ATGCAGGTGCAAACCAAGCACTACCCCAAGAACTGCCTGCTGACTGTCATGGACTGCTACTCAGCCATGGTGCGCAACATGGAGCAGGTGGTGATGATCCCCAGCCTCCTGCGGGACATGCAGCTGAATGGGCAGGGGCAGCAGGCTCAGGATGGCCCCCCCGATCTCTATAACTGCTTCACCATGCTCAAGGCCATCTGCGTGGATGTGGACCATGGGCTACTGCCCCGAGAGGACTGGTGGTCCAAGGTGGCAGGTGCCAGAGCCCACGGGGCCGAGCATgaagctgcagagacagaggacAAGGAGGAAAGGGTGTTGGGGCAGCTGGACCTGGAAGCTCAGTTCCACCTGCACTTTTCCAGCCTTCATCACATCCTCACCCACCTTACCCTGAAAGCTGAGGAGGTGACAAGGAAATACCAGGAGATAATGGGACAGGCTATGTAG